Below is a window of Humulus lupulus chromosome 9, drHumLupu1.1, whole genome shotgun sequence DNA.
ctcattttgtttataaaggaaacaaagtatattgcaaatattcggtacttacccaaagttgtttttggattatttgctgatatattttcgtgcagctcaaggattgtaatcaggaaactggttcttaatgtcattaattattgtttcctttttgagcttgttttgatccgtcacaggtctgagctgtccccaccgatatcacatctgtcggatcagcatcttctaaataaggaaactcttcgacaatcaagaataacttctatgattcttgcctttattagaagaattctttccctgcctttgtgagcacgaaaaagactctataaatagggctctaaaggcagtgagaaaagtgaactctttggtgcattattcgtgagctttattgtaatatttgagagagttcctctttgtattcaggatcataagtattcacgtgatcttgtagtaatATGTGTGATTAGTTTTTAGTgttgagtttataccatgttcatgagtgaatacacattgtaattcgaacacaacgtttatagtcttcgcgagaagatttttacaagccttgcgtcgggaggatgcaagaactcactggccattgaagggagttcaagtggttgagcgtttcaatcaagatcagattagtgaagagaagtacaacaagttgcggcaaatctcaagagggagtcttgttttgtttaagtcaatgtttttgtacttgtgattctttattaattggttttattctctgggcgtggccccaaggagtaggttatctgaaagagtttatgaaccttgtaaaaattcgttgtgttctttattgttttgcactgtctttttattgtgttcagtttctgtcgtgacaagtttggattctgtcccgatagaactgtaatctgtgtaaacagttaattaccattccgcactttaattaattcacatggtttaattaattttgtaattactaaaaacggaatttcaattggtatcagagcgggtcactcatttctgagtgtgatcttggtttattccgtttgttgttcttgttcttgcaatgtctatCTTTGTAGAAGGAGGATCTATCACTCGCCCTCCATTACTGAATGATACAaactatccatactggaaagtaaggatgaaagcttttatcaaatcccttgatgaaagggcttggagatcaatattgACCGGTTGGACACCACCTCTCGAGACAGATTTGAAATCCGGTAAGACACAGGtgaaatctgaacttgaatggtctaatgaagaagataaattgtcaatttataataataaagctttacatgcaatttttaatggtgttggtgagagttatataaaattgatttcatcttgtgagtctgccaaagatgcttgggaaatccttcaaactcaatttgaaggaaccactgatgttaagcgatctaggcttgtaatgttgaccacaagatttgaaaaccttcgcatgtctgaaaacgaaaccctcactgagttttatgaagaattgtctgacattgctaatgaatattttgctttaggagaaaagttgtctgactctgttttggttaggaaaattgttagatctcttcctgacaggtttcaatccaagatcacagcAATTGAGGAAgtaaagaaccttgacaccttgaaagttgaggaattgatgggatctcttcgaacttttgaacttaatcaaaaTATTCGCTAAGAGAAACCAATTGCTGTGAAGGAAAAAttgattgccttgaaatcttccaaagagaaaatggaatgctcagatgaggaagatgatgatgaaatgatcttgttatcgaaaaattttaagaagtttatgaaaaagatttgtaacaagaaaaacatgcctaaatcctccaaaggtaataatttttcaaaaccttttgaatctactaataaaaaaggtattcaatgcagggagtgcgaaggttttggacatattcatgctgaatgtgccaataccttaaagaaaaataagaaggtctTGGCAGCCACTTGGAGTGACAAGGaatctgaaagtagtgatgaggaagaaaattataaccttgccttaacttctgttttttcttgcttacctcCTTCTGTGGTAGTGAATGAGAActttgtttgtttaaataatactatttcaatAGATGAGGGTTCCCATGGTGATTCAAATGAATCCAATTTGGATGAGGATTCCTTGAAggaatcatacaaaaacatgtatgatcaatggttgaaagtatgttcagataatcgtttgatggaaaacaataacaaagttctcaattaaagaaatgaagaacttgactctcttgtaaaaaaatatgaaattgagggTTTTGCTAAAGATTCTAAAATCAATCGTTTGTCTAATGAAGTTGATAAAattgtgaaaggtgtcaaatttcttaatcatagatctatggttttggatgattttctgcttgcaggtcaaaaagcttgtgatttttctaggttaggatcaaatggatctaaacctaaaggaaaaacaATTTATATTTCTGGAAATCTTCCTATTGTTTCGACAACTGACCCTTTTGCATGAACAACTCAAACTCATGTGGCATCATCTTCTCAATCTGTCACATCACATGAGAATCAGACcagaaatttcgagaataaaaaaactagtcattttattccaatttgcaATTTCTGTGGAATGAAAGGTAATATTcgacctaaatgttttaccttgatgaattttcttcacaaaaattaCATTAATCATCGTTgtaatttgagacaaatgcccttgaagaaaaggtttccacctaagaaagtttgggagaagaaaaataaattcaaatgtcttgctgcctttacttgtcttagaacatgtgcttctaactcttggttttttgatagtggttgttcaagGCATATGATaggtaacaaaagcatactcactaacttcaagactttgaaaaatggggaagtcacatttggagatggtaaatcttgtaaggtacttggtagtggcactctaaattctgaaggactaccaaagttacaaaatgttcttttggttgatggacttaaaactaatctaattagtataagtcaaatttgtgaccaaaacttgtttgtaaatttttctcatgataattgttttgtgcttgaccaaaatggaaattgtgttttgaagggATATAAATCTGTTGACaattgttacacattatctcaatcacGCAGCTGTCACACAAACACAAggagtgatactaatttgtgtcatgaaaaacatggtcatgtggtgtttgaaaatttgagaaaaattggaagtgtgagtcatgttcatgatttacCTAATTTAGGTAAATGTGAACCATATCgattgggaaaacatttgaaaatttcccatgaaaaatgtttcaatgttggagtgtgtgctcgcttccaagggaaccccatggagtctcatgtgattgctgtaaaaagaattatttgtTACATCAATagtactcttgatttaggcatttggtactccaaagaaacaaattctaaccttgtgtgttatagtgatgcagattgggcaggaaaaactgatgatcgcaaaagtacaagtggtggttgtttttacttaggaaacaatttggtctcctggcatagtaaaaaacaaaactccatctccttgtcaacagccgaagctgagtacattgctgctggaagctgttgtactcaacttttgtggatgaaacaaatgttggcagactatgggtttgatgttaaaactttaaccattttatgtgataatacaagtgctattaatatctccaaaaaacctgttcagcactctcgcaccaaacatattgacattcgtcatcattttattagggaacttgttgaaaacaaaacattgattttagaatatgttgagactaacaaacaaattgcagatatcttTACTAAAGCCTTAGACACGGTCAAATTTGATTcgctcaggaaatccttgggggtttgttttatattaaattgccaataaattgattatcttgccttgcatatgtgtttttgtaaatctcttgtcctgattggaagaaatttgatgagcatattttttgtattttagagaatgatcgttataagtcctatactttgttggaataaaaaaccatatttgaaaaattatagatcatccaatttatatttgatcaaatcattatcattgtatgagcattcctgatccagtttctttttcaggctccattttggaaaagagctacctatactgatgtgtgaaagccgacactgagtaagttggtaccaggtaattagcaattatattggaggatactctaccagcgtaaagggctaccatcagtataagagttatagcctccattatggttacaattggaaaaaggctaaaaatcaccaaatatgggcaatgaccctagctttaaaaggccaaaaagaaatgcCAAATTGCTTACACATATACACACACATGCTTGttctagactgtgtaagatggttgtaagattcatacatataatgaattgactcaaatatgttttgtgattggtatgtTTTTTgaattatggtctcttagtatttgaattataactcatttatctaatttgtgaaaaatatggttatcttgtttcttctgAATAGGACTTGGCATTTAAATAGACACATATGGTATGGAAATTTACACTCTATTTTaggcaattttgtaataaaataaaataaaataaaaaatttgaaaaataaaatctgtTTGTACCATGTACTTAAAAAAAaaggtctgaaaaaaaaaaaattgttgcaaTTTACTTGTTttatctcaacatattctaaagttatttaaaaagtttcaaattttgaggtgtgaaagaatttgttttaaaaaaaaagggagatattttggcatttatcactaaaattcggttacccatttttggttacccatttttgaacttgcctcatttgtgcaccgaatactctattcggattcactttggttgttttataatcAGTGTTTTTCCTGTTTGTCTCTCTCACgtataaccaaagtgtttagggtttttgttctttgtgtgtctCCATTTGTTTTTATTCTAGCAGCCATGAAGACCAAGGAGCCTAACACCCCTGCTGTCCCGACTGCTCTCGCTTCTGTCCAGACAGGTCTTACACATCTTTCTGACCGGTTCACTCTAATGGCggatactcagcgccaaattcttgcCTCATTGGCCATTCTCAATGCATCCACCTCTCCTGCTCCATGACGGTTATCGTTCCTTTTTACTTTTGATAAATGTAAAAGACCACTCGATGTGTCTTTCATTTTGGTTTCGTTTtctttgttctttggcatttttcttagacaatgagggggagagagagtaactctattttttctctctattttttggTACGTTGACCTACTGTTTCTTATTGGTTTTTGTTAACTGTTATATCTTGTGCTTTGGTTAtctttcgcagggggagtcattttgtgactcttgtgattttaagcacttacttgtgttttgcaggaatcttttaaaaatagatattccttgtctataaaattgccaaagggggagattgttaatcctataattggcatttttatagaaatatcttttttcttaaaagataaattggttgatttaattgtttccttttattataattttcggaaataatTCTTTtccatttattataatttttggaaatatttgttttcctttattataattttcggaattgtttggtttcctttatttcaaatttcggaaatccactttccttttgtgtgaattttggtcaataatttgcttccttatttagcatatattgtctcattttgtttataaaggaaacaaagtatattgcaaatattcggtacttacccaaagttgtttttggattatttgctgatatattttcgtgcatctcaaggattgcaatcaggaaactggttcttaatgtcattaactattgtttcctttttgagcttgttttgatccgtCACAGGTCTGAGTTttccccaccgatatcgcatctgtcggatcagcatcttctaaataaggcaactcttcgacaatcaagaataacttctgtgattcttgcctttattagaagaattctttctctgcctttgtgagcacgaaaaagactctataaatagggctctaaaggcagtgagaaaagtgaactctttggtgcattattcgtgagcattattgtaatatttgatagagttcctctttgtattcaggATCAtgagtattcacgtgatcttgtagtaatatgtgtgtttagtttttagtgttgagtttataccatgttcatgagtgaatacacattgtaattcgaacacaacgtttatagtcttcgggagaagatttttacaagccttgcgtcgggaggatgcaagcactcgctggccattgaagggagttcaagtggttgagcttttcaatcaagatcagattagtgaagagaagtacaacaagttgcggcaaatctcaagagggagtcttgttttgtttaagtcaatgtttttgtacttgtgattctttattaattggttttattctctgggtgtggccccaaggagtaggttatccgaaagggtttctgaaccttgtaaaaattcgttgtgttttttattgttttgcactgtgtttttattgtgttcagtttctgtcgtgacaagtttggattctgtcccgacagaactgtaatctgtgtaaatagttaattaccattccgcactttaattaattcacatggtttaattaatttggtaattactaaaaacgaaaTTTCAAATTTAACAAAGAAACAATAAAAATCACATCTGCATTACCTTCAACTGAGAACAATGAGATGACTCAGACGCCAAAGTTTGAACCAACTCTTCCTTCTCCATAGCCAACTGCAAGAAAAAAATGTACAGTAGTTGTTTCATTAGTAAAATAATGATATAAACAAACATCATCTGATGTACTAGTTTTGCTCGAAATAGTAAATCTTTTGAGCAGAAAAATAACAAATCATGCAAGAAATGATTTAAGAAAATGATTAGATAGATGATACCTCTGCAATTAATGCATTAATGTTTTGAATCATTCTCATCTGATCAGGAGGTATATTTGAATAGCCATTGTCAGGCAACATTGAAAAATTGGAGGCATCAATTCCAATAAAAGATGTATCCTGCACTTCCTGATTCAAGGTATTGGTAATGGTATCTTCATTTTCTGTGTGGATTCAAATAGATTCAAACTAGTAAGCTTAAACACGAATGAGGTATTGGTAATATACAGTTATTCTTAATGACAATACAGCATAGTGtgatagataaaaaaaattaactggACTTCACACCTGACCCTACAATAAAAGGTTAGATGTACAAATCAAGTGGACAACGAACTGCTGTTTAGCCTTAACAATCaagactagtttttttttttttttttttttttaggggaATCAAGACCAGTTCTTGACTAGCATAAATACCACAGGCACGAATTAGCAAAACTGATTTTTTtcatattaaatcaagttttaaTCACAAGCAATATCCCAGAGAGACTTCTCAGAGTAAAAATAAGAGTCCCAAGTACGAATTATTACCTAAATCTTCGGTAGAAGTAGATTCATCCTTCTTATGTGTACTACTCTGGGTAACATCAACGGATTTTCTACCAGTGGAAGCTTTGCGTAACTTGGACTGCAACAACTTTTTCTCTGCCCAAATAATAACAAAAGAGgaataagtattaataacatgaACAGTGTCGGTGTAAATTCACATAATAGAAGAACAATGAGAATATTTTCAGACTAAGTTTCAGTTAAATTTCAAGTAATTAAATAAACACTTTCCTAATTCCAGATAATTTGTTTCCCTTTTGCCATCTTTACACCAGACTTGACAGTCCTTGATACAAATACGAATCTGTAAAGCAGTTTCAATAAACTTTAATTTGGTTCACACTCTGGCCATCAACCCCTACTTTTTCTACTCTCATTTTGGCATAAATTAGTAGCACAACCTAACATATAAAGTGACAAAAGCGATATCTTAATTCATGATATTATAACACTAACCTTCTTGAAGAGCATCAATAGTTGACTGCAAGTCCATACGATCCCTCTCTATGCTAGACAATTTCTTTCTGTAACAATTTATATTCAAAAGTTACTTCATGAAAGAATTGTGTTATATAAAATAAGTAACATTAGAAAGGTTATTCAGCACAAAGATATATGTATCTTGCCAAAGAACTGACAAAATAATAAACATAACCAAGCAAGTCACAAATCACAAAATCTCATCcacaactaaaaaaaaatatatatatagcataCTTTTCTTCTTGAAAATGATCTCATTTCCTTACACGATAATTTCAGCAGGCCCTTCTTCGTATTCCCCTTCATCACTCTCATTACCCTCATGTGCAGTCTCAGCCtgtcataaatttaacaaagcaAATATAATTTCCTTGCTAGAATTACATATTCTCTCTGTCAATCAGCGAAAACTCAAAACATTATATAACAAGGCAAACAAAGTTCTTCTTTCCATATCAATATCTCAAACCTTTAggtatattatattaatttggttagtttttttattcttttctaGCAACCAATCAGCCGTTAAAACCAAAATACTCCgagaaagtaaagaaaagaagaaagtacCTGTTGTTTCCGAGACTCTTCGTGCCTTCTTTCATtgttcctcttcttcttccatctTCTTCCATTTCATCTACATGGCCTCGAGCCCTGAACGAAA
It encodes the following:
- the LOC133799694 gene encoding protein BLISTER-like, with the protein product MRTGLRNGSDSIQGSFSPNQIAEVETETETERDSSSSAETAHEGNESDEGEYEEGPAEIIVKKLSSIERDRMDLQSTIDALQEEKKLLQSKLRKASTGRKSVDVTQSSTHKKDESTSTEDLENEDTITNTLNQEVQDTSFIGIDASNFSMLPDNGYSNIPPDQMRMIQNINALIAELAMEKEELVQTLASESSHCSQLKVMQM